The Streptomyces sp. WZ-12 genome segment GGCGGGACAGGTCGACGACGATGACCAACTCGTCGCCGTCGGCACGAACCCAGGCTTCGGAACCGACCAGGCCCGGCGGGGTCGAGTAGCGGACCGATCCGAAGCGGACCGTCTGGTCCTTGAGGACCTGCCTCGACTCGCCCAACGCGAGGGTGTGGGGGGCCTCGGGCAACGGATGAAGCCGCTTCTTTTCGATGTCGAGCATGGCCGCCGGCGTCTTGCCGGTCTCGCGGTGGATGCGCTGGTTGACCTGCTGGCAGAACACCGCGCAGGCCCCGCGGAGTTCGGTGAAACTGTCGTACTCGCCCAGCAGATTGGCATCAGTGGGCACCAGGTCGGCCTTCGCGATGCGGACCGTGGCCTCCGAACCGCCCTTGGATTCCGGATCGAAGGGGACGCATGTGTGCACTTGCACGCCGTAGTGGCGGCCCGTGCCCACCACCTGAGGGTGGCGGACGGCGACACCGGCGACGCGGTCGATGGTGACGGTCTTCTCGTTGTCGGTCAGCGCATAGGTCGGGACCCCACCGAACTGCCGCAGCATGGAGTCGATGCACGAGATCAGCGTGCCCAGCGACCGGTCCCAGGCCGGGACCACCACCCGGTAACGGGACCACGCCAACCACGCGCAGAACAACAGCGTTTGGCGGGGCTCGCCACCGCCTGGGCCAGGCACTTTCGGTCCCCAACCCCAGTCGAATTGGCACCAGAGCGCAGGTTCAGCGATCCATGGGCGATACGTTCTGCGGTGGCCGGCCTTCCACCGTTCCTTCGCCTTCGCCACCGCCCGGCGGGTCGTGCGCTCATCACCGGTGAAACCCAGTAGTTGCAGGCGTTCGTGGAGCTTGTCGGCACGGACCTTGCCCTGCGAACGTTCGACCCACTCCTCGATCTTCGGCATGAACGGGTCGATCAGCTTCGGGCGGACGATCGGTCCGTCGACGGGCATCCCCCTGTCCCTCATCCGTGCGTACCGGCGCACGGTCTTGGGATCAACCCCCGCCAGCTGAGCCGCCGAGTACACGCACTCGGTGGCATCCAACGCCTCGAAGATCTCCATCACTTCCCTGGCATTCTTCTTCACGATCCCTCCGGGAGGAGTCGCTCATATGTGATCGGGCAATCACGAGCAAACCCCCGGAGGGATTCATCTGTTCGGAATGGATGTTCGGACTGCCTCGAATAGCCCAATCACCAGGGAGATGAGCTGTCCGCCAGCCAAGACCCGGAATGACCGTCTACCTGGATCTTGCGCTGTCCGCTGTCAAGAGTCAGGCAACCAGCGAAGGCGACACCGGCGCCCATGACAGCTTCGGGTGGGCGGCTTTCCCGCGTTGCGCTTCAGCATGAAGGCAACAAGGGCGACAACAACGGAGAGCAGGGCTGCTGTGAGAAGCCAAGGGACGCAGGCAGCAGGAGGCAGAGCGCTCATAGGTCATTCTCCGTGCAGTCGAGCGGCATAAGGGCCGGCTGCGGCCTCACGGAGGGCGGAGAGCTGCTGGTCTAGGGAATGGAGGAGCACGCCGATTCGTTGCTGCCCCTCGAAAGGCTGGTGCGTAGGGCTTTGAGTGCTCCAGCGGCGTCGTCACCTGAGGCCGTGGTGAGCCTGCTGGTGCTCAGATACAAGGATCTAGGATTCGGTGGAGTGGCCCATCAACGGCGGGGAGCCCGCCCAGTAGGTCCGCGATGGCCTGTGTGGTGAAGGCCGTCCGACTGTCGAGTGCATACGCCTCGGCGTATGCGTCAAGCAGCATGCGGAACGCTTCGCGATCGAGTGCCTGGACCAGGTCTACGAGGCGAGCGGGGTCGGCCTCGCGCTCGGGCGGAGCTGGCCCAGTGCCGCCACCGTGGCAGGTAGCACTCCGCGGGGACGAAGAGCTGAGTCCGCTGCGGCGATCACGCAGCCAGGAAGCGGTAGGTGACCCGCGCGCTCGGGAGATATGCGGACTGCCGTACACGCTCCCACTCAACGGGGACCGCTCACCGTAGGAAGACAAGGCACACGGGAAGCGGCAAGTCTTCGGCGAGCGAGGACGCTCCCCACTGCCGCAGCATCGACTCTTCCAGAAGTTCGGCTAACGCCTGGCGAGTCCGGTCCTCTGCCCGCTCACCACGGTCCAGCCCTGCTGCCGGTGGCCGACCGGTGACCTCCGCTGTGCCATGCGATATCTGATCCAACGCCGCACGAACCCGATTGCCATAGGTGGTGGGGAGTGTCTCGATGGGGACACCTCCGCCTCGCGACACAGTCCGGGTGTCCAGCCAACGGATGACATCGGAGAGCCTGAAGTACTCTCCTCCGCACGAGCAAACGGCAACCGGGAAGTCCTCATGGCACCGTACCCAGTTGGTGACGGCAGACCTCCCCACACCGGCTTAAGCCCGCGATCTCGGCCCGCGAGACCAGACGGCCTTAGGTGTAGTACTTCTCGCCCACAGCTCTTCTCCTTTGCTCTCCTCGGAACGGACATGCGAGGGAAACGTAGAGCGTAGGCGTCAGCGGCTCAACTGCGTACTACAGCACGCTCCTTGCGCAAACCTGTCGCACTCTGCCGCACGGAAGCTGCCTCTCCCTCCGAGAGTCGCATTGACATGCGTCTTTATAGTTTGACAGTTCCTCCTGGCATACGGGACTACATAGTCAGCCTTTTCTTGTTGTGAACAGCAGGCGCAACTACCTTGCGGGGGAACGGCTACTTTCCGTCACGTGCCTCGACTGTCGCTACGCCCGTCCCTCGAAGAGGTCGGCGTATAGGCCGGCGTGGGTGAGGAGTTGGGGGTGGGTGCCGGACTCGGTGAGGTGGCCGTCGTCGAGGACGAGGATGTGGTCGGCGGTGGCGGCCAGGTCGAGGTCGTGGGTGATGACGAGGGTGGTGCGGCCGGCGGCGAGGCGGTGGAGGGGGGCGAGGATGCGTTGGGCGGCGAGGGTGTCGAGGCCGGTGGTGGGCTCGTCGAGGATGAGGACGGGGGCGTCGCGGAGCATGGCGCGGGCGATGGCGACGCGCTGTAGCTGGCCGCCGGAGAGGGCGGCGGTGCCGGGGGCGATGACCGTGTCGTAGCCGTCCGGGAGGGCGGTGATGAAGGCGTGGGCGTCGGCGGCTCGGGCGGCCCGGACGACCTCCTCGCGGGTGGGGGTGGGGCCCTCGCGACCGGAGGCGATGTTGTGCTCGATGGTGTCGTGGAGGACCAGGGTCTCCTGTGGGAGCAGGGTGATGTTGCGGCGGAGGTCGGCCAGGGGGAGGCGGTCGACCGGGATGCCGTCGAGGCGGACGGTGCCGGAGTCCGGGTCGTAGAAGCGCAGCAGGAGGGCGGCGAGGGTGGACTTGCCGGCGCCGCTGGGGCCGGTGACGACCAGGAACGCGCCGGGATGTGCGGTGAAGGTTAGGGAGCTGAGGGCGTTGTGGTGGGGGGAGTTGGGGTAGCGGAAGGTGACGTTGTCGACGCGCAGTTCACCTCGGGCGCGGTGCGGGAGGGGGAGGGCGCGGGACGGGGGCGGGTCGGTGACGGCGGGGCGGGCGTCGAGGATCTCCAGCAGCCGGTCGGCGGCGGCGGTGGCGGCGGTGGCGGTCAGGCCGAGCCGGCCGAGGGAGCGGATGGGCGGGTAGAGGTAGCCGATGAAGGCGGCGAAGGCGAGGAGTTGGCCGAGCGTCATCCGGCGCTGGGAGATCTCCCAGGCGCCCAGGCCGATGATGGCCAGCACGCAGAGGGTCTCCAGGATCTCGACGAGTTGGTCGTAGAGGGCGTTGAGGCGGGCGCTGGCGACCGAGGCGCGCAGCCAGCGGCGGGCCTCCCGTCCCAGGCGCTCCTCCTCGTCGCGCTGTCGGTTGTACGCCTGGGTGAGGACGACGTTGACCAGGGTCTCCTCGACGACGGAGGTGAGGGCGCCGTCGGCCGCGCGCTGACGGCGGGAGACCTCGCGCAGCCGGTGGGTGAAGCCGCGGGTGGCGAAGTAGAAGAGGGGGGCGGCGACGAAGGTGGCCAGGGCCAGTTCCCAGCGCAGCCAGAGGGCCGCGGCGCCGTAGAAGAGGGTGGAGAAGAGGGCCGCGCAGGCGCCCACCAGGCCGCTGACCACGAGTCGTTCGATGGCGTCGACGTCGCCGGTGAGCCGTTCCACCAGGTCGCCGCGGCGGTTGCGTTGGAAGAAGTGCGGCGGCAGCGTCTGGAGGTGGGTGAAGACGCGGGCGCGCAGGCGCAGCAGGAAGCGTTCCGCGGTCCAGGCGGCCAGGGAGTTGCCGAGGTAGCCGACGATGGCGCCGATGACCGCCACCGTGAGCCAGGTGCCGGCGGGGGTCCAGAAGGCGCTGACCGAGCCCTCTTTGAGGGCGTTGTCGGTGAGTTGGGCGAAGAGCAGGATCGTGACGGTCTCGGCGAGGGCCGCGATGACCGCGCACCCGCCGACCATCAGCATCCAGCGGCGGTCCCCCCGGGTCAGCGGCCAGAAGCGGCGGAACGCCTCCACGGGGCCGACGTGCCGGGTCAGAATGGGGGTCTCGGTGGGGAGTTGGGTGGTGGGGGACGCGCGGGGGGCGGGGGGTTCGGGTTCCGTCGGCGGAGGGGCTTGGGGTCCCGTCAGCGTACGGTCCTCGTCCTCGGCCGTTCTGGGTTTCCGGCCGTTGACCTTCCTGACCGGCTGCGTCTTCTCCGTCGTGTCCGCCCCAACCGCCGTGACCTGCTGCGCTGTTTGGACCGTCGCCGACTCCCGGCCGTCGGCCGTCCTCGGCCGGCGGCCGCGGCGCGTGCTGCGGGCGCTGCGCAGGTGCATGGTGGTCACGGGGGTGGGCCACCGGGTCCGCCGGCGACAGCCCGCGAGGCCGGCTCGCGCGTGGCGCGCGTGCCCGCCTCGGGGTGTGTCTTAGACCCTTAGGCCCACGTCACATCTCATGGGTTGTCTAAGATCAGCGGTTCGCTGGTTGCGTATGACAGCGGAGCAGGTCAGAACCTGACGATGAAGAATCCACCGCGGCCGCCACGTCCGCCATAGCCACCACCGTAGCCACGGCCGTACCCGCCGCCGTATCCGCCGCCGTATCCGCCTCCGCGTCCGCCGTCGCCCCAGCCACCGCCACCGTGGCGGTCGCGGTCGTTACTGCGGCTGCGGGGGAAGAATGCCTTGAAGGTCATCTTCTCCTCCAGTGTTGGAACGTCGCCGCGGCCTGTCCGGACCGTAGTCTGTCGGCGATTCGGCGTGCCCGTCGGGGCATTTCCCTGGGGGAGTTCGTCCGGCGGAACACATCGTCCGCGACACTCCCGACACTACGACGGGCCACCGACCCCAACAAGGTCCATATGTGAAAATTCAGGCAAAACGGGCAGGTCACCGTGGGTGGGAACGGGATCGCCGAGGGTTGTCGGCGATCCACCCGAGGGGCGTTCGGCCGCTACCCGAGCACCCCCGCCGCCACCCGCGCCCCCGACGTCCCCAGCCCCGTCGGGCCCGGGAGCCAGCCGGGGGCACCGGGCCGGCGGCGGAGGTACTCGGGGCGGTAGCGGCGGCACTCCCGGTGCCACGTGAGGATGCCGGCGAGCCAGTTCTCCAGTTCGCGGACGTAGCCGCCGAGGGTGGCGCGGGCCTCGTCGGAGAGCTTGAAGTCGTCGTAGAGGACGGGTAGTTGGTGGGCGGCGACGTGTTGGAACTCGCGCAGGCGGGAGGCCATCAGGTCGTGGACGATGGCCAGCGCGGTCGGGTAGTCGCAGTCGAAGAAGTTCTGGACGACGAGGACGCCGTTGTGCACCTCGCCCTCGTACTCGATCTCCTTCTGGTACGAGAAGACGTCGTTGAGCAGGCAGGCGTAGTCGGCGGCGGCGTTCTCCAGGGAGCGCATCGGGCCGCTGCGGTAGACCTCCGGCGGGACCCGGCGGCCGTGGCCGAGCCGGCTCAGGCTCATGGTGAGGTCGGAGCCGAAGGTGGCGCGGCGCATCTCGATGTAGTCGACCGGGTCCGGGATGCGGTGCTGGACCTGGTTGTCGAGCTCCCAGAGCCAGCTCGCGGTCATCGTGTCGACGGTTTCCTTGAAAGCGCGGCGGGCCTCCGGGGCCAGCGGGGCCGCGGTGCGTGACCACAGGTCGGCCAGGGCGCGTTCGAGGGCGTTGACCGGCTCGGGGGCCCGCTCGGACGCGTCGAGGGGCATCAGGCCGGAAAGGCGCTTGGTGGTGGCGTGCGCGGTGGCGACGTCGCGGGTGCGGCCGAAGACCGCGGGGTAGTAGTCGTCCGCGTAGGTGCCCCAGGTCAACCACTGGGTGCTGAGGTCGAGTTGGTCCGACGTGGCGTCGGGGTGCAGGCCGGCGGCGCACAGCGCGAAGTCGAAGCGGACCAGCGCGTCCTCGTCCCAGACGTCGGAGAGCGGCACGCCCGGCTGCGGTCGGAGCATCCCCATCGCGTGCGCCCAGGTGACGACGTTGCGCCGGGCGGTGTCGAGGTGGGGGCTGAGGGTGGTGGTGAACGGCATGGCGAAGTCGGGGAGTTGGGAGGGGCCGACCTTCTGGTGGGGGGCGTGGGTGCGCCGGCGCAGCCGCTGGGTGCCGGCGGTGGCCAGGGCGGTGCGCAGTTCGGCGCCGGCGGCGCCCAGGCCCAGGGCGCCGGCGGCGAGCGCGCCGAGTCCCTCGGTACCCAGGCCGCCGAAGACCAGCGGCGACCAGGGGGCCGCGGTGCTGCCGGGGGCGCCGGCGCCGCCGCCGTTCATGTAGCGGCTGGAGCGCAGGTGCCACTCGTGGCCGCCGGACTGCCAGTCCTGGAGGCCCTTGGCGTACGCGAGCACGGCGGCGGCACCGGCCGGGTCCAGGCCGCGGTCGACGAAGAGCGGCGGCAGCTCGGTGAGGACGGTGTCCTCGAACTGTTGGAGGCGGGAGGTGATCAGCTCGTTGACCGCGTCCGCGGCCTCCTGGGTGGTGCAGTCCAGGAACGTCTCCAACACCAGGACGCCGTTGCTGAGTTCGCCCTCGTCCTCGATCTCGCGCTGGTACGAGAAGAGGTCGTTGCGCAGGTGGACGGCGTCGGAGAAGGTGTCCTTCAGGACCCTCAGCGGGCGGGAGTCGGCGACCGCGGCCGGGATCTCGGCGCCGGTCGCGTACTCCACCAGCCCCGCCGACCAGGGGGCGCCGCCCACCTTCCGGCGCATCTCGATGTACTCGACGGGGTTGGCGATCCGGTTGATGTTGATGTTGGAGAGTTCCCAGAGGGACTCGTTCAGCAGGTTCTCGGTGCTCTCGGCGAACCGGCGGCGCCAGTCCAGCGACATCGAGGGCACGGTGCGCCGCCACAGGTCCGCCAGCCCCGCCTCGACCGGGTTGGTCGGCTCCGGCACGGGCGCGCGCAGCTCCGTCGGCACGTTGAGGTCCATCGGCATGAACGCCGGCAACCGGTCCAGGTACGCCTTCCCGCCCTCCCGGTCCAGGGTGCGCTTGAACTCCTCCAGGAAGTGGTCGTCGAAGAAGAAGACCCAGACGTACCAGTCGGTGACGAGGTTGAGCGCCTCCTCGGAGCACTCCGGGTGGGTGTAGGCGCACAGCAGCGCGTAGTCGTGGGAATCGAGGTCGTGCTCGTCCCAAATGCCGGAACCCTCCAGCATGTTCATCTCCCGGGCCCATGCCTTGGAGTGCGCCCGCGCGGCCTCCAGGTGCGGGTTGAGCCGGGCCGGATGCGGCATGTAGAAGTGCGGCAAGGCGAATGGCTGCGACGTGGGCTGTGGCTGCGTCACCGTTGGTGGCCTCTCCCGATCCCGATCTCCCTCCGCACGGACGGCACGTACGGAAGGAGGGCGTGCCGAAGCACCCCCTCTGTCGGCCGCTGCCCTACCCAGGGGGGCGGCTCCGTAGGCGCATCCGGTCGCACTCGCACCGAACTCGCACTCTTTCGGGTTGAGTTGCCGGGGAGAGCGGGTGATGCGCAGGGCGCGTGAGATATGTGGGGCCGATCTGACGCATCGTGAGATGCGGTGACACCCGGCCCAACGGCCGCCCCGCATACCGTGTTTCGGCGGGGTTACGCCACCGGACGGGCTCTCGACAACCGCCCTGAACTGGGGCGCCGGGCGGCCCCCACGGGGTTCCGCCACCCGCCCTTCGACCTCGCCTCATCTCGCATGTCGAAAGCCTTGTTCCGCTTTGCGGCGGGTCCTAGGGTCGGGCCACCCGGCGCGGCCGACCCGGTTCCCGGGCCCGGCCGCGCCCACGTATGCGGCGACGGAAGCAGGCGAGCGGGTTGGCGAACGGGTCGGCGAACGAGCAGCAGGGCCAGGCAGCGGCGCAGGAGTCGGAGCGGGAGGAGGGCGGGCCGCCCGCCGGCTTCGGGCGGCGGGGCTTCCTCGCCGGGGTGGCCGGCGCCGGCGCGGGCGGGCTGCTCGGCGGGGCGGGCGCCGGCACCGCGTACGCCCGGGAGTCGGCCGTGCGCGCGAGCCCCAAGGGACAACCGCCGCTCCGCCCCGACCAGTTCGCCGGCGACCGGCAACTGCTCGTCCCGGAGGTGGTGCTGCTGCCGGACGGACCGGTGCGCGACCACGCCGTCCTCGTCGAGGGCGGCACCTTCCGCGCGGTCGGCCCGGCCGCCCGGCTGCTCGCCGCGCACCGCGACGGGCCGGCGCCGGTCCGGCTCGACGGCCACCTCCTGATGCCGGGCTTCGTCGACGCGCACCACCACCTCACCCAGAGCTTCGGCAAGGCCCAGTCGTTCGGGCAGCCGTCGGAGATCTTCACGACCATCTGGGAGCCGCTGGAGCACGCGCTGGACGACGAGACCGCCTATCTGTCCGCGAAGTTGGCCGCCCTGGAGGCGCTGCGCGGCGGCTTCACCACCGTCGCCGACGCCGGAACCCGGGCGCCGGTCGACGTCGCGGCGGTGGCCAGGGGCACCGAGGAGGCCGGCCTCCGCTGCGTCCTGGGCAAGATCGTCTCCAACGGGACCGGTGGGCCGGCTCACTTGGGGCGCTGGAGCGGCCACCCGCTGGTCCACCCCTCCCTGGCCATCGCCGTCCCCGAGGACGCCACCGGCGCGGTCCTGAAGCGGACCGCGGACCTCTGCGCCGAGGCCGGGGCGGTCTTCCAGATCCACGTCAACGAGCATCTGGCGTCCGTGGAGCGCTCGTTGAAGAGCGTAGGGCGCCGCCCGGTGGACTACCTGCACCACCTCGGCGCCCTCGGCCCGCACACCCTGGGCGCGCACGCCACCCTCCTGACCCCCGCCGAGATGCGGCAACTGGCCGACACCGGCGCGGCGATCAGCTACAACCCGGTGGCCAGCGCCTGGAAGGGCAACGCGGTCGCGCACGCCACCATGCTGGCCGCGCTCGGCGTCCGCTTCGGCACCGGCACCGACGGCACCCGCGGCGACGGCTTCCGCCTGGTGGACGCCGCGGAGACGGCCCAGCGACTGGCCTACGGGCTGGCCGCGGGCGACTCGGTGTGCGGCGCCGGGCACCTGTGGCTGGAGCACGCCACCGCGGGCGGCGCCGACGCCCTCGGCCTGGGCCGCGTCACCGGCCGGATAGCCGTCGGCAGGGCCGCCGACTACCTCCTGGTGGACCTGGCCGTCCCCGAACTCACGCCCTCCTACGACCTGCGCTGGGAACTCGTCCGGCTCGCCAACCGGGACCAGATCCGCGCCGTGGTGGTGGCCGGCCGGCTCCGGCTGTGGGAGGGCTGGCCGCCCGACTGGGACGCTCAGGCGCTGGTCGCGCGGGCGGCCGAAGTGGGGCCGGCGGTGGTGAAGCGGGCCGCCCTGCGGCGGGTGGATCCGCGGTAGCGGAGGGGGTTGTTGGGGTGGGGCCGTCGGTGGGTGGTGGGTGCGGGGCCTCCGGGGCGGGTGTTCGGACTGCTTCGCTCTACGTCCGAACACCCACCCCTCCGGCCCACCCCCGTCACCACAACGAGGCGGAACGCGCCCCCGCCCACTACCCCTTCGGCATCCAGCGGAAGACGGCGACCGCCGCCACCGCGACCCCCGCCGCCAACACCAATGTCGCCACGTGCAATCCCCCCGTGAACGCCGCCACCACCGCGGCCCGCAGGTCGGCGCCCCGGCCGCCGACGGCGGCCTCCGCCGCCGCGACCGTCGTCGGGCCGCCGGGACCGGCCAGCGGCGCCGGCAGGTGGGCGGTGAAGGCCGCGGTGGTGAGCGTGCCGGTCACCGCGATCCCCAGTGCGCTCCCCAACTCCCGGGTCAGGCTCTGGAGTCCGGAGCCCACCCCGGCCCGCTCCGGCGGCAGCGCGGCCATCATCGCGTGCGAGAGCAGCGGGGTCGCGGTGCCGCAGCCCAGCGCGGTCAGCCCGGCCCCGAGGGCGTACAGCGCGTACGGGGTGCCGGCGTCGGCCGCCGACACCGTGGCCAGCCCGCCGGCCAGTACGAGCATCCCGGCGGCGACCGCGCCCCGCCGCCCGCACCACCGCTCCAGCAGCAACCCGCAGCGCGGCCCCACCAGCAGCGCCGCCGCCATCGGCAGCAGCCGCACCCCGGCGCCCAACGGGCCGTAACCCTTGGCGTATTGGAGGTACTGCCCGTTGAGGTAGAACAGCCCGAACACGCCGACGAAGAGCACCGCCATCCCGACCGCCCCGGCCCGGACGGCGGGGCGGGCCAGCACCCGGGGGTCCAACAGGGGCTCCGGGGAACGCATCTCGCGCCGCACCCAGCCGGTCAGCAGCAGCCCGGCCAGCGCGAGCGAGCCGAGCACCCACGGGCTCAGCCAGCCCGCCTGCGGCCCGCTCACGATGCCGTTGAGCAGCGCCAGGAACCCGCCGGTGAACAGCGCCGCGGTCAGCGGCGCGACCGGCCCCGGATGCCGCGCCGGCACCGGTGCGACCGCGGCGACCAGCAGCCAGGCGCCCACCGCGATCGGCACCACGCAGACGAACAGCGTCCGCCAACTCCCGTACTGGATGGCCGCGCCGCCGCCCACGTTGCCCAGCACCGCGGCCAGCCCCGTCATCGCCGCCCAGACCGCGATCGCCCGGCGCCGCGGCCCGTCCGCCAGCCCGTCCACCAGCAGCGCCAGGGTGTTCGGCAGGACGGCCGCGGCGCCCACCCCGCTGAGCATCCGCCCGGCGATCAGCGCACCGACGTGCGGCGCCGCCGCGCACACCACCGAGCCGACGACGAAGACCGCCATCCCGCACAGCAGCACGCCCTTGCGGCCGCGCCGGTCGGCCAGCGCCCCGGCCGGCACCAACAGGCAGGCGAAGACCACCACATAGCCGTCCACCACCCACACCACCGCCTCGGCGGACGGGTGCAGCGGCCCGGCGGACAGGTCCGGGATGGCCAGGTTGACCGCGGAGACCATCCCCACCACCAGCGTCACGCACAGGCACATCGCGACCGTCACCGCCCGCCGTGGCGTCGCCGTCGACGGCCGCGGTCGCAACGCCTGGAGCACCCGGCTCACCCCTCCCGCACCCGGTCCAGCCGGGCCCGCAACGTCAGTCGGTCCCCGCGCAGATGGATGAACTCCAGGTCGGCCGGCCGCCCGTCCGCCAGCCGCGTCAGCCGGTCCACGGCCAGCACCGCGCCCCCCGCCGGCATCCCCAGCACCTCGCACGTCGCCGGGTCACCGACCACCGCCCGCACGGCCACCTCCGCCGACCCCAACGGCCGCCCGGCCGCCCGCTCGATCAGGTCGAAGACGTCCCGGCTCTCCAGCCGCGCCCGCCCCAACGCCAGCAGCGGGCCGCCCACTTCGGGGATGAGGTACGTGCAGTCCAACGACAGCGGGGTGCCGTCCACCCGGCGCAGCCGCTCCAGATAGACCGCCTCGCTCCCCTCCGGGAGCCCCAACCGTCGGGCCACCGAGGCCGGCGCCCGCACGGTCCGCGCCGCCCGCACCTCGTTGACCACCGTCCCGTGCCGCTGCAACACCTCGGCCAGACCGGACAGTTCGCCCAACGGGTGCTCGTAGGTCCGGCCGACCACCACCGTCCCCACCCCGCGCCGCCGCTCCACCAGCCCCTCGTCGCGCAGCAGCCCCAGCGCCTCCCGGACGGTGTTCCGCGAGGTCCCGAACTCCGCGATCAGCGCCCGTTCGTCGGGCAGCACGCCCCCGGGGAACGCGCCCCGCAGCACCTGCCCGCGCAGCACGTGCGCCACCCGCCGCGCCCGGTCCGCGCGCGTCAGCCCCTCCCCGGCCCCGGCGTCGTCCGCCATCGCCGCCCTCCTCCCACCGGCTCCCAACGCCCCCGACGCTAGGCAAGCCCCGTTACGGCCGCGTTACGCCACCCACGGTGACCTGCACGGATTCCTGACCTGCGGGTTCGGGGAAGGCTCCGGGCGCTGCGCCACCCGCCGCCGGCCACCGTTACCGTGACAAGCACTCCCAAGCCCCGCGGGAACGGGAGGAGGAGAGGAAGGAAGACCACCCCATGAGCACCAAGTCCGCGCCGTTCGACGAGCTGGACCGCAAGATCGTCGCCGCGCTGATCGACAACGGCCGGGCCAGCTTCGCGGAGATCGGCTCGGCCATCGGCCTCTCCCCCACCGCCGTCAAACGCCGGGTGGACCGGCTCCGCCAGAACAACGTGATCACCGGCTTCTCCGCCACCGTCCGCCCCGCCGCCCTGGGCTGGCTCACCGAGGCGTACGTGGAGGTGTACTGCGACAGCGCGGCCCCGCCCCGGCGCCTGGCGGAGGTGGTCCGCAACCACCCGGAGATCGCCGCCGCGATGACCGTCACCGGCGGCGCCGACGCCCTGCTGCACGTCCGGGCCACCGACGTCGAGCACTTCGAGGAGGTCCTCGAACGCATCCGCACCGAGCCGTTCATCCGGAAGACGATCAGCTACATGGTCCTCTCCCACCTGATCCCGGACAGCCCCGAGGCGGGTGCCCGCCGCCGCCCCGGCGACCGGGCCGCCGCCCCCGAC includes the following:
- a CDS encoding GntR family transcriptional regulator yields the protein MADDAGAGEGLTRADRARRVAHVLRGQVLRGAFPGGVLPDERALIAEFGTSRNTVREALGLLRDEGLVERRRGVGTVVVGRTYEHPLGELSGLAEVLQRHGTVVNEVRAARTVRAPASVARRLGLPEGSEAVYLERLRRVDGTPLSLDCTYLIPEVGGPLLALGRARLESRDVFDLIERAAGRPLGSAEVAVRAVVGDPATCEVLGMPAGGAVLAVDRLTRLADGRPADLEFIHLRGDRLTLRARLDRVREG
- a CDS encoding Lrp/AsnC family transcriptional regulator translates to MSTKSAPFDELDRKIVAALIDNGRASFAEIGSAIGLSPTAVKRRVDRLRQNNVITGFSATVRPAALGWLTEAYVEVYCDSAAPPRRLAEVVRNHPEIAAAMTVTGGADALLHVRATDVEHFEEVLERIRTEPFIRKTISYMVLSHLIPDSPEAGARRRPGDRAAAPDRARDRPQPPQHAANQR